In one Hominilimicola fabiformis genomic region, the following are encoded:
- a CDS encoding S-layer homology domain-containing protein — translation MKRISFLFTVLLCMLLPVSVYAAAEAGMFDADARLTVTGTAPSGTADVSVSVLDNNFTIQDADNVKDGAVVYTNQIKPNKDGEFSLQINLKDCPTGEYRIRVYQKGEKLIDVIRPYAEQDDNRTAIEGLNQAAVSGVNDVEEYIKQNRVKLQFVSPFDGTVNSAVIARLLTAAAPFDTNDKLSCVSAYQRAAVAATVSDGKITNLMDYSAMIKPMNENPMKKVLSADYVTDTAKSQLAQFLCGLAPFNSLDSFDLAVADALILSVTKNPTGAGDVKTVISSLRPGYNTNQLTAEVCRKVAYSTYHNFNELSEAITKAQNSSVSEKGGNSGSSGVGKVPVTVLGGGTPVPKTDSTNYGNKTDIKDETVDSFKDMESFEWAESAVNKLFSEGIVSGDGLGYFRPEDNITREEFVKMLVLTFDISSAHQENMTFNDVVSDEWYYPYLQTAFQGGIVKGISEYTFGVGMSVSRQDAAALISRAMKLTDKYNADAELFTDEADISDYALKSVKILRQMGIISGYEDGSFRPLGTITRAEAAKMLYEGWTNETEYVSVSSPSDTSVTEKEADDFAFELMKKLGIFSEDISYQGKVNQTVSRGEFAIYLARMLKSDNITGNGTNEFIDVSEDNDLSIALSGLKSMGIVKPDENGKFRPNDTLTVREMSEMLIRSFRSADINALAESLDNNYLSTAVQLNMLKGISNFDTATFGDCVVMMYNTLHTEYRHNYGETKSTLLKDIYDIEYIKGRVTANCFTEISGTRTNDIEKIGIDGVNYICNDEALHELLGYHLIVYYTEENDERSIVFYRTDDKTSVVRIDAENIEKYSDFTLFYYNGRKTAKIKIGRDTAIIYNGMVLETDYDSAFNIDTGSVTIISSGNVDTVIIETYDTVRVTGIDVSRKKVYAERIEDGSEEELDFNKDSDKWIFFKSYPYGKEVNENMLLAGDILCVSKSFDGSYIRGWQCSQTVSGKVEKVAGNTDDRWVTIDGEQYQVAHYYKDKIVTGEQTSFVLDIAGRIASVGKQRQSDRILGYIYRLVDARKDHEDNIYVKIYNVQRQHENLVLADHVVLDGERRTKDYVKQILCSGQDGALVRQPVFYRKNSDGEIKELDLSSPAGQERERDNTLEELLPAGSYSWLFTMKSFERKYVMSTKTYYMRVPPNDIEDPDEKLFGVQQFSNVTWWNNNNKKSILGLYRYDDSTPFANLVLMSSNDNATLSNSTEITMVTDVYEQWIGDDEGELVMTLHGLQKGAEITAYFDEGVYKDDIEEGDLIRYATNSAGYIGVYEKIYDQSENTVLWNMTGTADEYTSNTVPSANLRYTFGYVNSLYNAPYTDGLNSVISTGRKPDEAEDTWQFNSNATASTRYVVYDPERRQGSRVYMAGLDEVVSWENCHNIENTTRVFVHTRQGYLSALFIYK, via the coding sequence ATGAAAAGAATCAGTTTTTTATTTACCGTATTACTCTGTATGCTTTTACCTGTTTCGGTATATGCGGCGGCAGAGGCGGGAATGTTCGATGCAGATGCGCGGCTCACAGTTACAGGAACTGCACCGAGCGGAACGGCTGATGTTTCCGTTTCTGTCCTCGACAATAATTTTACAATACAAGATGCTGATAATGTTAAAGACGGAGCAGTAGTTTATACAAACCAGATAAAGCCAAATAAAGACGGAGAATTTTCACTGCAGATAAATCTGAAGGATTGTCCTACCGGAGAATATCGTATTCGGGTATATCAAAAAGGCGAGAAACTGATTGATGTTATCCGTCCTTACGCAGAACAAGATGACAACAGAACAGCCATTGAAGGTTTAAACCAAGCGGCGGTTTCGGGAGTAAATGACGTTGAGGAATATATAAAGCAAAACCGTGTTAAACTGCAATTTGTATCACCGTTTGACGGTACTGTAAATTCTGCAGTTATTGCAAGGCTTCTTACTGCCGCCGCACCGTTTGATACAAATGACAAATTATCTTGTGTAAGTGCTTATCAGCGTGCGGCAGTTGCCGCAACCGTATCAGACGGCAAAATAACTAATCTGATGGATTATTCGGCTATGATAAAGCCAATGAACGAGAATCCTATGAAAAAGGTTTTATCGGCAGATTATGTAACAGATACTGCAAAGTCGCAACTGGCGCAATTTTTATGCGGACTTGCACCGTTCAATTCTTTGGACAGCTTTGACTTGGCAGTTGCAGACGCACTTATTCTGTCGGTAACAAAAAATCCTACAGGTGCGGGCGATGTAAAAACAGTAATATCATCGCTGCGTCCCGGATATAACACAAATCAACTTACCGCAGAAGTGTGCCGAAAGGTGGCATATAGTACATATCATAATTTTAACGAGCTGAGCGAAGCAATAACTAAAGCACAAAACAGTAGTGTAAGCGAAAAAGGCGGTAATTCCGGCAGTTCCGGCGTAGGAAAAGTCCCTGTAACAGTATTGGGCGGCGGAACCCCTGTTCCAAAGACGGATTCTACAAATTATGGAAATAAGACAGATATAAAAGATGAAACCGTTGATAGCTTTAAAGATATGGAGAGCTTTGAGTGGGCAGAAAGTGCAGTCAACAAACTGTTTTCCGAAGGTATCGTGAGCGGAGACGGCTTAGGTTATTTCAGACCTGAGGATAATATCACACGTGAGGAATTTGTTAAAATGCTGGTTCTGACCTTTGATATATCATCTGCGCATCAGGAGAATATGACATTTAATGATGTAGTAAGTGATGAATGGTATTACCCTTATTTGCAGACGGCATTCCAAGGTGGTATTGTAAAGGGAATAAGCGAATATACTTTTGGTGTAGGAATGTCTGTTTCAAGACAGGACGCTGCCGCACTTATAAGCCGTGCTATGAAGCTTACTGATAAATATAATGCGGATGCGGAATTATTTACTGACGAGGCTGATATTTCAGACTATGCGTTAAAATCAGTTAAGATTTTAAGGCAAATGGGAATTATAAGCGGATATGAGGATGGCTCCTTCAGACCGCTTGGGACAATAACACGTGCAGAAGCAGCAAAAATGCTTTATGAGGGCTGGACGAATGAAACCGAATATGTTTCGGTTTCATCGCCGTCCGATACAAGCGTTACAGAAAAAGAAGCAGATGATTTTGCATTTGAACTTATGAAAAAACTGGGAATATTCAGCGAGGATATTTCTTATCAGGGCAAGGTCAATCAGACTGTTTCGCGCGGTGAATTTGCTATATATCTTGCACGTATGCTGAAGTCGGATAATATTACAGGCAACGGCACAAATGAATTTATAGATGTGTCGGAGGATAATGATTTAAGCATAGCATTGTCGGGACTTAAATCAATGGGAATTGTCAAACCGGACGAAAACGGTAAATTTCGTCCGAATGACACTCTGACAGTAAGGGAAATGTCGGAAATGCTTATAAGAAGCTTCAGAAGCGCAGATATAAATGCACTTGCGGAAAGCTTAGACAATAATTATCTTTCGACGGCAGTACAGCTTAATATGTTAAAGGGAATATCTAATTTTGATACGGCAACATTTGGCGACTGCGTTGTTATGATGTACAATACACTTCATACAGAATACAGACATAATTACGGCGAAACGAAAAGCACTCTTTTGAAGGATATTTATGATATTGAATATATAAAGGGACGTGTAACCGCTAACTGCTTTACTGAAATTTCGGGTACACGGACTAATGATATAGAAAAAATCGGTATAGATGGTGTAAACTATATTTGTAATGATGAAGCACTTCATGAACTTTTGGGCTATCATTTGATTGTTTATTATACTGAAGAAAATGACGAGCGTAGTATTGTTTTTTATCGCACAGATGATAAAACATCAGTAGTGAGAATTGATGCGGAGAATATTGAAAAATATTCTGATTTTACGCTTTTCTATTATAATGGACGAAAAACTGCAAAGATAAAAATCGGACGAGATACTGCGATTATTTATAACGGTATGGTGTTAGAAACTGATTATGACAGTGCGTTTAATATTGATACAGGTTCTGTTACGATAATTTCGTCCGGAAATGTGGATACAGTGATTATTGAAACTTATGATACCGTTCGCGTAACGGGTATTGACGTATCAAGAAAAAAGGTATATGCTGAAAGAATAGAGGATGGTTCTGAGGAAGAACTTGACTTTAATAAGGATTCAGATAAATGGATATTCTTTAAAAGCTATCCCTACGGCAAGGAAGTAAATGAGAATATGTTGCTCGCGGGTGATATTCTCTGCGTTTCAAAATCTTTTGACGGCTCATATATCAGAGGTTGGCAATGCAGTCAAACCGTAAGCGGTAAGGTGGAGAAAGTGGCAGGCAATACAGATGACAGATGGGTAACGATTGACGGTGAACAATATCAGGTTGCTCATTATTACAAAGATAAAATTGTTACAGGCGAACAGACGTCTTTTGTTTTAGATATTGCAGGAAGAATTGCGTCAGTAGGAAAGCAAAGGCAGAGCGACCGCATTTTGGGATATATTTATAGACTTGTAGACGCAAGAAAAGACCACGAAGATAATATCTATGTAAAAATATATAATGTTCAGCGTCAGCATGAGAATCTTGTTCTTGCTGACCACGTAGTTCTGGACGGAGAACGACGGACGAAAGATTATGTTAAACAAATTCTTTGCTCGGGTCAAGATGGTGCTTTGGTCAGACAGCCTGTTTTTTACAGAAAAAACAGTGATGGCGAAATAAAAGAATTGGATTTATCATCGCCCGCAGGACAGGAAAGAGAAAGAGATAATACTCTTGAAGAATTATTGCCCGCCGGTTCTTATTCATGGCTTTTTACTATGAAAAGCTTTGAACGAAAATATGTGATGTCAACAAAGACTTATTATATGAGAGTTCCGCCTAATGATATTGAAGATCCGGACGAAAAGCTTTTTGGTGTGCAGCAATTTTCAAATGTTACATGGTGGAATAATAACAATAAAAAAAGTATTTTGGGATTATACCGTTATGATGATTCGACGCCGTTTGCAAATCTTGTGCTTATGTCCAGCAATGACAACGCAACCTTAAGCAATTCAACCGAAATTACTATGGTAACGGATGTATACGAGCAGTGGATAGGCGATGATGAAGGAGAGTTAGTGATGACTCTGCATGGACTGCAAAAGGGTGCGGAGATTACTGCTTACTTTGATGAGGGTGTATACAAGGACGATATTGAAGAAGGCGATTTAATTCGTTATGCGACAAATTCGGCAGGGTACATTGGAGTTTATGAAAAGATTTATGACCAAAGCGAGAATACCGTACTCTGGAATATGACAGGTACTGCTGACGAATACACCTCGAACACTGTGCCGTCCGCAAATCTGAGATATACTTTCGGATATGTTAACAGTCTTTACAATGCGCCATATACTGACGGATTAAACTCTGTTATAAGCACGGGAAGAAAGCCGGATGAGGCAGAAGATACCTGGCAATTCAATTCAAATGCCACTGCTTCAACAAGGTATGTAGTCTATGACCCTGAACGACGTCAGGGCAGTCGGGTATATATGGCGGGTCTTGATGAAGTGGTTTCGTGGGAGAACTGCCATAATATAGAAAATACAACGAGAGTGTTTGTGCATACACGTCAAGGTTATCTTAGCGCTCTGTTTATTTATAAGTAA
- a CDS encoding helix-turn-helix domain-containing protein, producing MKFRGNKKKSHVLIYCILFISILVLVGPLYAISYNTLKDQVLKDSQAAVNRGMSRLDMEIEVLQNIRLEMQNDTNFIRMKNLRSFEEVRQYIIFKDFANYFKAQTKTFVLASDAYIFFRSNNCVVSDKYQYDNMESIFNEHIIMEGMDWNQFRNSLFEKKSEFDARYVEDLYIDGEKQPSLVVSLSLSPSINQPEAVLVWIYSIADLFEDMNLSNYQEIFEYVAFNDEIIFADGNEQNRESHQIVDGCKNINLKVTMDVSEQYFDKNMRTFRNFLIIYLATMIIFIICLELALSYWKNKPIKQMVKLMANLTGDNSISDKDIEYISDTMKQINLENQQYYRDMLNFLFFKRLDENECEFIRSKYSDFGNPFFFAAFFGERINIRILNLCMEKYGVKSQRILSPQEGECIVFFNYSKEMDIDALRETLAEVVDILKVYDVQTSILISIPCNDVSEFYDAYQYIKNNYRFIDYSGVFLFENSDSNNSIKNDRKYLYDSLYNNLIQGNAFEANQAVYKLWYQVMINGYNSVDPIRKMFYRQLGILEDAAEKVNYRGELTRYDSKKKINDLAFSIADDVENICSLISLHENQENGRIQEIISWMNEHFNEPDFCMTSMENKFGVSGKTIGKIIKSTTGKTFQEYVEGCRIELAKRLITQPDSNMKVVVQECGFINYDTFYKFFKKHTGVSPKQWKNNIDRSM from the coding sequence ATGAAATTTAGAGGTAATAAAAAGAAAAGTCATGTACTGATATACTGTATTCTATTTATTTCCATTTTAGTTTTAGTGGGACCTCTATATGCCATTTCATACAACACATTAAAAGACCAAGTCCTTAAAGATAGTCAAGCTGCTGTTAATAGAGGAATGAGCCGTTTGGATATGGAAATTGAAGTGCTTCAGAATATTCGTCTTGAGATGCAAAATGATACTAATTTTATTCGTATGAAAAATCTTCGCTCGTTTGAAGAGGTGCGTCAGTATATTATTTTTAAAGATTTTGCTAATTATTTTAAAGCTCAGACAAAAACATTCGTGCTTGCTTCCGATGCCTATATTTTTTTCCGAAGCAATAACTGCGTGGTTTCAGACAAATATCAATATGATAATATGGAATCAATATTTAATGAGCATATCATAATGGAAGGAATGGACTGGAATCAATTTCGCAATAGCTTGTTTGAGAAAAAGTCAGAATTTGATGCAAGGTATGTAGAAGATTTATATATAGACGGCGAAAAACAGCCGTCTTTGGTTGTAAGTCTTTCACTTAGTCCAAGCATCAATCAGCCGGAGGCTGTTCTTGTATGGATATATAGTATAGCCGATTTGTTTGAAGATATGAATTTGAGTAATTATCAAGAGATTTTTGAATATGTGGCATTTAACGATGAAATTATCTTTGCAGATGGAAATGAACAAAATCGGGAATCCCATCAAATTGTTGACGGCTGTAAAAATATCAATCTGAAAGTAACAATGGATGTTTCGGAGCAATATTTTGACAAGAATATGAGAACGTTCAGAAACTTTTTGATTATATATCTGGCAACCATGATTATTTTTATAATTTGTCTGGAATTGGCTTTGAGTTACTGGAAGAACAAGCCTATAAAACAAATGGTAAAACTTATGGCAAACTTAACAGGTGATAACAGCATTTCTGATAAGGATATTGAATATATATCTGATACAATGAAGCAGATTAATCTTGAAAATCAACAATATTACAGAGATATGCTGAATTTCTTGTTTTTCAAACGGCTGGACGAAAACGAATGCGAATTTATACGAAGCAAATACTCTGATTTTGGCAACCCGTTTTTCTTTGCGGCGTTTTTCGGAGAGAGAATAAATATCCGTATTTTAAATCTGTGTATGGAAAAGTACGGTGTAAAATCACAAAGAATACTATCACCTCAGGAGGGAGAATGTATTGTATTTTTTAACTATTCTAAGGAGATGGATATTGACGCCTTGCGTGAAACTCTTGCCGAAGTTGTGGATATACTGAAAGTATATGATGTTCAGACTTCAATTTTGATAAGTATTCCATGTAATGATGTTTCAGAATTTTACGATGCCTATCAATATATTAAAAACAATTATCGTTTTATTGATTACAGCGGTGTGTTTTTGTTTGAAAACAGCGACAGTAATAACAGTATTAAAAACGACAGAAAGTATTTGTATGACAGTCTGTATAATAATTTAATACAAGGTAATGCTTTTGAGGCAAATCAGGCAGTATATAAGCTTTGGTATCAGGTTATGATTAACGGTTATAACAGTGTAGATCCGATACGAAAAATGTTTTACCGCCAGCTGGGTATTTTGGAGGATGCGGCTGAAAAAGTGAATTACAGAGGAGAGCTTACACGGTATGATAGCAAAAAGAAAATCAATGATTTAGCATTTTCTATTGCGGATGATGTTGAGAATATATGCTCCTTGATTTCTTTGCATGAAAATCAAGAAAACGGACGCATACAGGAAATTATATCTTGGATGAACGAGCATTTTAATGAACCTGATTTTTGTATGACGTCTATGGAAAACAAATTCGGTGTGTCCGGTAAGACAATAGGCAAGATTATAAAGTCTACCACAGGTAAAACATTTCAAGAATATGTGGAGGGGTGCAGAATAGAGCTTGCTAAACGATTAATTACACAACCTGACAGCAATATGAAAGTAGTGGTTCAGGAATGTGGATTTATTAACTACGATACATTTTACAAATTCTTTAAGAAGCACACAGGGGTTTCGCCAAAGCAATGGAAGAATAATATCGACAGGAGTATGTAG
- a CDS encoding SGNH/GDSL hydrolase family protein: MVISVKRILFQGDSITDMYRVRDLDHYAGCGYATLVSAQLGYENPGEYTFINRGIGGDRSIDILARIKKDAINLKPDYMSIFVGVNDAWAEIDTGNGVSPENYEKYLSLIIDEVKVALPDIKLMILEPFVLKYLILPDKYEELRAMVEAIAKAAKRTAEKYNIKFVPLMKKFDDALKYAPVDFWTADGVHPKAPGHELIKREWIKAFNEIK; encoded by the coding sequence ATGGTGATTAGCGTGAAGAGAATTTTGTTTCAGGGAGACTCAATTACCGATATGTACAGAGTCAGGGATTTAGACCATTATGCAGGCTGCGGTTATGCAACATTGGTGTCAGCTCAGTTAGGATATGAAAATCCGGGTGAATATACATTTATAAACCGTGGTATAGGTGGCGACAGAAGTATAGACATATTGGCGAGAATAAAAAAAGACGCAATAAATTTAAAACCCGATTATATGAGTATTTTTGTGGGTGTAAATGACGCATGGGCGGAAATTGACACCGGCAACGGAGTATCGCCTGAAAATTACGAAAAATATTTAAGTCTGATTATAGACGAGGTAAAGGTGGCACTGCCGGATATAAAGCTGATGATTTTAGAGCCGTTTGTTTTAAAGTATCTTATTTTGCCGGATAAATATGAGGAATTACGTGCGATGGTTGAAGCAATAGCTAAAGCTGCAAAAAGAACTGCGGAAAAATACAACATAAAATTTGTGCCGCTGATGAAAAAATTTGATGATGCACTGAAATATGCACCCGTAGATTTCTGGACGGCGGACGGCGTTCATCCCAAAGCGCCGGGACATGAGCTTATTAAAAGAGAATGGATAAAGGCATTTAATGAAATAAAGTGA
- a CDS encoding GH39 family glycosyl hydrolase — translation MERLIKIGKIKPRKASEIKNSRIGIGFEKLDRKVFNPEKAYDKLAMIGAKWVRIQSGWERTEQEKGVYDFEWLDSIVDNLLERGLVPWINLAYGNGLYDDDAAKVFGAVGCPPVKSEEAKKGWADYITALAAHMKGRISYYEVWNEPDGEWCWKHGPNGKEYGQFVVDTSVALKKGDSSAKVIGGAICMAKPLDFAYDAFSVGMGEHIDAISFHEYVIDETVVFRHVKALRGLCNRFNPNIEIIQGESGSQSRSDGRGAMRKGAWTPHKQAKQLLRHLMADLMTEVKFTSYFSCMDMIEALNGTVGDLVSYLDYGYFGVLGADFDAQGRSVGNYTPKPSYYALQTISAIFSEDVQKADLPIIRWPEVSDRLFGFDCDDPSIVEGGFKCENGSAAFVYWNSTNLMTTDFESTVTFYTAGLPDKIRLVDLMDGTVYELPESILESKGEGKYAIHNIPIKDYPMALLFGDFKEINI, via the coding sequence ATGGAAAGACTTATTAAGATAGGAAAGATAAAGCCAAGAAAGGCATCAGAAATTAAAAATTCTCGTATTGGTATCGGGTTTGAAAAGTTGGACAGAAAAGTGTTTAACCCTGAAAAAGCTTATGACAAGCTTGCGATGATTGGAGCAAAGTGGGTTCGTATTCAAAGCGGTTGGGAAAGAACCGAACAGGAAAAGGGCGTTTATGATTTTGAATGGTTAGATAGTATTGTAGACAATTTGCTTGAACGCGGACTTGTTCCATGGATAAATTTAGCTTACGGCAACGGACTTTATGATGATGATGCGGCAAAGGTTTTTGGCGCAGTCGGTTGCCCGCCCGTAAAAAGCGAAGAAGCAAAAAAAGGCTGGGCAGATTATATTACTGCTCTTGCCGCTCATATGAAAGGCCGCATTTCTTATTACGAGGTGTGGAACGAGCCTGACGGCGAATGGTGTTGGAAGCATGGCCCCAATGGCAAGGAATATGGTCAGTTTGTTGTTGATACATCGGTTGCTTTAAAAAAGGGCGACAGCAGTGCAAAGGTCATAGGCGGCGCAATATGTATGGCAAAACCTTTAGATTTTGCATATGACGCATTCAGCGTTGGAATGGGAGAGCATATAGATGCGATTAGCTTTCACGAATATGTCATAGATGAAACGGTGGTATTCCGCCATGTAAAGGCTTTGCGTGGATTATGCAATAGATTTAATCCCAATATAGAGATTATCCAAGGCGAATCGGGTTCTCAATCGAGAAGCGATGGCAGAGGTGCAATGAGAAAAGGTGCATGGACACCTCATAAGCAGGCAAAACAGCTTTTGCGTCATCTGATGGCAGACTTAATGACTGAGGTGAAATTTACTTCGTATTTTTCCTGCATGGATATGATTGAAGCACTCAACGGCACAGTCGGTGATTTAGTCAGTTATCTTGATTACGGATATTTCGGTGTACTGGGAGCTGATTTTGACGCACAGGGACGTTCTGTTGGAAACTATACGCCAAAACCGTCATATTACGCACTGCAAACAATTTCCGCTATTTTCTCTGAGGATGTTCAAAAGGCGGATTTGCCGATTATACGATGGCCTGAGGTGTCGGACAGATTGTTTGGCTTTGACTGTGATGACCCATCTATTGTAGAGGGCGGATTTAAGTGCGAAAACGGTTCGGCGGCATTTGTATACTGGAACAGTACCAATTTGATGACTACAGATTTTGAATCTACTGTGACCTTCTATACAGCAGGGCTACCGGATAAAATACGATTAGTAGATTTAATGGACGGAACGGTTTATGAGTTGCCTGAAAGTATTTTAGAAAGCAAGGGAGAAGGCAAATATGCAATACATAATATTCCTATAAAGGACTATCCTATGGCATTACTTTTCGGAGATTTTAAAGAAATAAATATATAA
- a CDS encoding glutaminase domain-containing protein: MQNTKQKKSNFRASAVPLVTVDPYFSVWSFSDTLYGDATRHWTGRENRMNAGIIIDNTYYSLMGTFHSSKRQVFSGLEVIEQKSINISPLITTYEFENELARVKLEFITPLLLREIDILSRPLSYIEYTVEIKDKNVHDVRFYFDISPECCVTDWTQEVELKSSEFGIFCGNTEQKVLGRTGDNICIDWGYLHLIHKDARFIQRGIDLYKCRFVMSEADTKKTYNAFNEAVVMAVVTEEMSGVIAIAYDDIKSIEYFGTHLDDFYKESDGSFNNMVKKAVSQYREIKKKCVLFSEELSEEASKVSTEYEKIISLIYRQVIAAHKLVRDTDGNILFISKECFSNGCAATLDVSYPSMPMLLKYNPELVKGMLLPIIKVARSGNWDKEFAPHDAGCYPCLNGQAYEKESDAQMPVEECGNILIMTAVLCNTLGNNDFAEENEDLLKKWAEYLIENGYDPGDQLCTDDFAGKWPHNCNLSIKSIIAIGAYGKLFDDRRFTDIAKKYAELWVKDTYAEKGTLLAFDRKDTWSIKYNIIWDKLLNLGLFPKEVYKKEVEAYKAKMCRYGVPLDCRSDYAKTDWQAWTTVMTEDSEYTETVYRKIYDYINETVDRAPVSDWYSAERGRQYVFQNRSVLGALFINIM, from the coding sequence ATGCAAAATACCAAACAGAAAAAATCAAATTTCAGAGCATCAGCTGTTCCTCTTGTAACAGTTGATCCGTATTTCAGCGTATGGTCATTTTCAGACACACTTTATGGAGATGCTACCAGACACTGGACAGGGCGTGAAAATCGAATGAACGCAGGTATAATTATTGATAATACTTATTATTCGTTAATGGGTACGTTTCACAGCAGTAAACGTCAGGTTTTCAGCGGACTTGAAGTTATTGAACAGAAAAGCATCAATATAAGCCCTCTTATCACTACATATGAATTTGAAAATGAGCTTGCGCGTGTCAAGCTGGAATTTATAACTCCGCTTTTACTGCGTGAGATTGATATTTTGTCAAGACCATTATCGTACATAGAGTACACTGTGGAAATCAAAGATAAGAACGTGCATGATGTAAGATTTTACTTTGATATTTCGCCGGAGTGCTGTGTTACCGACTGGACACAGGAGGTTGAGCTTAAAAGCAGTGAATTTGGCATTTTCTGTGGCAATACTGAACAGAAAGTTCTCGGGCGAACAGGAGATAATATCTGTATAGATTGGGGATACCTCCATTTAATTCACAAGGACGCACGGTTTATACAACGCGGAATTGACCTTTATAAATGTCGCTTTGTTATGTCTGAAGCAGACACAAAAAAGACTTACAATGCGTTTAATGAGGCAGTCGTTATGGCAGTTGTCACGGAGGAAATGAGTGGCGTAATCGCCATTGCGTACGACGATATAAAATCCATAGAATATTTTGGTACGCATCTTGATGATTTTTATAAAGAGTCTGACGGCAGCTTTAATAATATGGTTAAAAAAGCAGTTTCGCAGTATAGAGAGATTAAGAAAAAATGCGTTTTATTTTCAGAGGAGCTTAGTGAAGAAGCATCAAAGGTCAGTACAGAATACGAAAAAATTATTTCATTGATATATCGCCAGGTAATTGCGGCTCATAAGCTTGTTCGTGACACAGACGGAAATATCTTGTTTATATCAAAGGAATGTTTCAGCAACGGCTGTGCGGCAACGCTTGATGTGTCATATCCGTCAATGCCTATGCTGTTAAAGTATAATCCTGAGCTTGTAAAGGGAATGCTTCTGCCGATTATTAAGGTTGCAAGAAGCGGAAACTGGGATAAAGAGTTTGCTCCTCACGATGCAGGCTGCTATCCATGCCTTAATGGACAGGCTTACGAAAAGGAAAGTGACGCTCAAATGCCTGTTGAGGAATGTGGTAATATACTGATTATGACAGCTGTTCTGTGCAACACATTGGGCAACAATGATTTCGCAGAGGAAAACGAGGATTTGTTGAAAAAATGGGCGGAATATCTCATTGAAAACGGTTATGACCCCGGCGACCAACTATGCACTGATGATTTTGCAGGGAAGTGGCCGCATAACTGTAATCTAAGCATAAAATCAATCATTGCTATAGGAGCATACGGAAAATTGTTTGATGACAGGCGTTTTACAGATATTGCAAAGAAATATGCAGAACTGTGGGTTAAGGACACATATGCTGAAAAGGGGACGCTTCTAGCATTTGACAGAAAAGATACATGGAGTATAAAATACAATATAATATGGGACAAACTGCTGAATCTTGGATTGTTTCCGAAAGAGGTATACAAAAAAGAAGTTGAAGCATATAAGGCAAAGATGTGTAGATATGGTGTACCGCTGGATTGCAGAAGCGATTATGCAAAAACGGATTGGCAGGCGTGGACAACGGTAATGACCGAGGACAGCGAATATACCGAAACGGTATACAGGAAAATTTATGATTACATAAATGAAACCGTTGACCGTGCTCCTGTAAGTGACTGGTACAGCGCAGAGCGCGGACGGCAGTATGTTTTTCAAAATCGAAGTGTTTTGGGTGCTTTGTTTATAAATATTATGTAG